In Syntrophales bacterium, a genomic segment contains:
- the nadD gene encoding nicotinate-nucleotide adenylyltransferase, which translates to MKWGLLGGTFDPIHLGHLRCAEEVLEIFALDRIIFIPAGRPPHKIDACITSFYHREHMIRLAIEGNPAFSFSDVESRRKGKSFSVETVDYFLKRYSEDLDLYFILGQDAFCQVQTWKNWEELLLSCNFVVMRRPGYEDVGLSEVVPAAIASQFTYDEHVKGFKGPTGRIIYFQEVTLLDISASDIRRRLKERKSIRYLVPDAVCHYIFQNSLYGA; encoded by the coding sequence ATGAAATGGGGGTTGCTGGGAGGCACTTTCGATCCGATACACCTGGGTCACTTAAGGTGTGCCGAGGAGGTCCTCGAGATATTTGCTTTGGACAGGATCATCTTTATTCCAGCGGGAAGGCCACCCCATAAAATAGATGCCTGTATCACTTCTTTTTACCATCGCGAACATATGATAAGGCTTGCCATAGAGGGAAACCCGGCATTTTCATTCTCCGATGTGGAGAGTCGGCGCAAGGGTAAATCTTTTTCGGTGGAAACGGTTGATTACTTTCTGAAGAGATACTCAGAAGATCTCGATTTATACTTTATCCTGGGGCAAGATGCCTTTTGCCAGGTCCAGACATGGAAAAATTGGGAAGAACTCCTCCTGTCGTGCAATTTTGTAGTTATGAGAAGACCTGGCTATGAGGATGTAGGACTATCAGAAGTTGTACCCGCCGCGATTGCCTCCCAATTTACATACGACGAACATGTGAAAGGGTTTAAAGGACCTACCGGGCGGATTATATATTTCCAGGAAGTGACTCTACTGGACATATCGGCAAGCGATATCAGGCGAAGACTGAAAGAAAGAAAATCAATCAGGTATCTTGTTCCCGATGCCGTCTGCCATTATATCTTTCAAAATTCTCTTTACGGAGCATAG